Proteins from one Niallia circulans genomic window:
- a CDS encoding ABC transporter ATP-binding protein, which yields MALFTLQDISVAYNKKEILKDFNLEIEKGQLVSLLGPSGCGKTTTLRLIAGFLQSTNGKFLFRDKDYTKVPVNKRNFGFVFQNYALFPHLTVADNIAFGLRLRKVSKAEIEKRVARMLEIVNLEGFGKRFPGELSGGQRQRVAIARALVIEPDILLFDEPLSNLDANLRVNMRVEIRRIQQELGITTVYVSHDQEECFSISDQVAIMNKGVIEQLSNPATIYKYPATKFVADFIGFKNFIEFESREDKGELVELQKNGRVFTLDLHEHMSPNKKVGAIRPDDFILAEWNETQVLPSNGIPGKIKITTFLGRSYQYVVSTPIGDFTVNKEMIAPYQAGQDVVLIIPKDQMVLVE from the coding sequence ATGGCTTTGTTTACATTACAAGACATATCTGTAGCATATAACAAAAAAGAAATCCTTAAGGATTTTAATCTTGAGATAGAAAAGGGGCAGCTTGTATCCTTGCTTGGTCCAAGTGGTTGCGGTAAAACAACAACACTTCGTTTGATTGCCGGCTTCCTGCAATCAACAAATGGCAAGTTTTTGTTTAGAGATAAGGATTATACAAAGGTTCCGGTCAATAAGCGGAACTTCGGATTTGTGTTTCAGAATTATGCTTTGTTTCCACATTTAACTGTTGCTGATAATATTGCGTTCGGTCTTCGTTTGCGTAAAGTTTCAAAGGCAGAGATAGAAAAGCGCGTCGCACGAATGTTAGAAATCGTTAATCTAGAAGGATTTGGAAAAAGATTTCCTGGAGAGCTTTCAGGTGGGCAAAGACAGCGGGTAGCAATCGCAAGAGCACTAGTAATTGAGCCAGATATTCTGTTGTTCGATGAACCACTGAGTAATTTGGATGCTAATTTACGTGTCAATATGCGTGTGGAAATAAGAAGAATTCAACAAGAGCTTGGCATAACAACAGTGTATGTTTCACATGACCAAGAAGAATGCTTCTCTATTTCTGATCAAGTTGCGATTATGAATAAAGGTGTCATTGAACAATTAAGTAATCCCGCGACAATCTATAAATATCCTGCAACAAAATTTGTGGCAGATTTCATTGGCTTCAAAAACTTCATCGAGTTTGAGAGCAGAGAAGATAAAGGGGAGCTAGTCGAGCTTCAAAAAAATGGCCGTGTATTTACACTTGATCTGCATGAACATATGAGTCCGAATAAAAAGGTAGGAGCTATCCGTCCAGATGACTTCATTCTTGCGGAATGGAATGAAACACAAGTTCTTCCATCGAACGGAATACCAGGCAAAATAAAAATAACAACATTCCTCGGCAGAAGCTACCAATATGTTGTCAGCACACCAATCGGTGATTTCACTGTCAATAAGGAAATGATAGCACCGTATCAGGCTGGACAAGATGTGGTCTTAATTATTCCAAAGGATCAAATGGTGCTTGTAGAATAG
- a CDS encoding ABC transporter permease encodes MKKRYLYLLLLPGLLFLTVFMVIPILSMIGTTFHDNGTLSIKGYVDFFKDDYFIKILLTTLRVSLLTTIICILIGFPVSYYISKLQARKKAVFLLLTIFPLLTSPVVRSFSWMIIIGKNGVLNKLLLGAGLINEPLEILYTPTAIIIGLVHLFLPLVIVTLVGVMENIEMDLLQAAESLGASKLGVFLKIVVPLCVPGLVIGSILVFVGSFTAYTTPALLGGKQRVISTFLYQNAITLNDWKLASIVATIMIVVTFIIISIMNGAAKKLNPKG; translated from the coding sequence ATGAAGAAAAGATATCTATACCTGTTGCTTCTGCCAGGATTGCTGTTTTTGACTGTGTTTATGGTTATTCCAATCTTATCCATGATTGGGACAACCTTTCATGATAATGGAACACTTAGTATAAAAGGGTATGTTGATTTCTTTAAAGATGATTATTTCATCAAAATTTTATTAACGACATTGCGTGTCAGTCTGTTGACGACGATCATTTGTATACTGATCGGATTTCCGGTTTCTTATTACATTTCTAAGCTTCAAGCCCGAAAAAAAGCAGTATTCCTGCTGTTAACGATTTTTCCGCTGTTAACAAGCCCTGTTGTGCGCTCTTTTAGCTGGATGATCATTATCGGGAAAAACGGGGTTCTCAATAAGCTGCTTTTAGGAGCAGGGCTTATCAACGAGCCGCTTGAGATTCTTTATACACCAACTGCTATCATTATCGGTCTGGTGCATTTGTTTCTTCCTTTAGTTATCGTCACGCTTGTTGGAGTAATGGAGAATATCGAAATGGATTTGCTGCAGGCTGCAGAGAGTCTTGGTGCATCCAAGCTCGGTGTCTTTTTAAAGATTGTCGTACCATTATGTGTACCTGGGCTTGTAATTGGCAGCATTCTAGTGTTTGTCGGCAGCTTTACAGCCTACACGACACCAGCATTATTAGGCGGGAAGCAGAGAGTTATTTCCACGTTCTTATATCAAAATGCGATTACATTAAATGATTGGAAGCTTGCATCTATTGTGGCAACAATCATGATAGTTGTGACCTTTATAATCATTTCCATTATGAATGGAGCAGCAAAAAAACTTAATCCGAAGGGGTAG
- a CDS encoding peptide MFS transporter — MLDLNKQKIVDSVPQKGFFGHPKGLFTLFFTEFWERFSYYGMKAILVYYMYYEVTKGGLGIPETTAFAITSIYGSLVYMSGIIGGWLADRIFGTSKAVFYGGIFIMLGHIVLAVPGSISMFFVSMVLIVIGTGLLKPNVSSIVGDIYSQQDNRRDAGFSIFYMGINLGGFLSPLIVGEIGMNTSFHLGFGLAAIGMFIGLLVFMFTKKKNLGLAGTIVANPLSATEKKKVYTIIGIGIVIIAIILAITIPAGILTFDTFAIVVGILGFLIPAIYITVMYRSPKTTSDERSRLIAYIPLFLASVMFWAIQEQGSTILAGYADKRTQLDFAGMHLSPTLFQSLNPLFIIVFAPIIGWLWVKLGNRQPSIPKKFSIGLLFAGLSFLVILLPAYFGGAGSLVNPLWLVLSYFIVVIGELCLSPVGLSATTKLAPAAFSAQTMSLWFLSNAAAQGLNAQIVKFYSEKTEMMYFGIIGGCSIVLAIVLFLLAPAIQNKMKGIK; from the coding sequence ATGCTAGACTTAAATAAACAGAAAATTGTGGACAGTGTTCCACAAAAGGGTTTTTTTGGTCATCCAAAGGGACTTTTCACTCTGTTTTTCACAGAGTTCTGGGAGAGATTCTCCTATTACGGGATGAAGGCTATCCTTGTTTACTACATGTACTATGAAGTAACAAAGGGCGGACTTGGCATTCCGGAAACTACTGCATTTGCCATTACTTCCATTTACGGATCGCTTGTATATATGTCAGGGATCATCGGTGGTTGGTTGGCTGACAGAATTTTTGGTACTTCTAAAGCAGTATTTTATGGCGGAATTTTCATCATGCTTGGTCATATTGTTTTAGCAGTACCAGGAAGCATCAGCATGTTCTTTGTATCAATGGTGCTTATCGTAATTGGTACAGGCTTACTTAAGCCAAACGTATCAAGTATTGTCGGAGATATTTATTCACAGCAGGACAATCGTCGCGATGCTGGCTTCAGTATTTTCTACATGGGTATTAACCTTGGCGGATTCCTTTCACCTCTAATTGTCGGTGAAATCGGCATGAACACAAGCTTCCATTTAGGCTTTGGTCTTGCTGCAATCGGGATGTTTATCGGACTATTAGTATTCATGTTCACAAAGAAAAAAAATCTTGGTTTAGCAGGGACAATTGTTGCCAATCCGTTATCTGCTACTGAAAAGAAAAAGGTTTATACAATCATAGGGATTGGCATTGTTATTATTGCCATCATTTTAGCAATTACTATTCCTGCTGGCATTCTTACATTTGACACATTCGCTATTGTGGTAGGAATTCTTGGCTTCTTGATTCCAGCTATCTACATTACGGTAATGTATCGCAGTCCGAAAACGACATCTGACGAACGCTCCCGTTTGATTGCATATATTCCGTTATTCTTAGCATCTGTTATGTTCTGGGCAATTCAGGAGCAAGGTTCAACAATTCTTGCAGGATATGCGGACAAGCGGACACAGCTTGATTTTGCTGGCATGCACTTGTCACCAACATTATTCCAATCACTGAACCCATTATTTATCATCGTGTTTGCACCAATTATCGGATGGCTATGGGTTAAGCTTGGCAATCGTCAACCGTCCATACCTAAGAAGTTCTCAATCGGATTGCTGTTTGCAGGTCTTTCCTTCCTAGTAATCCTGCTTCCTGCTTATTTCGGCGGAGCTGGCTCACTAGTTAATCCTTTATGGCTTGTACTAAGCTATTTCATCGTTGTTATCGGGGAGCTTTGTTTATCTCCTGTAGGTTTATCTGCAACGACTAAATTAGCACCGGCTGCATTCTCTGCACAAACAATGAGCCTATGGTTCTTGTCAAATGCTGCAGCTCAAGGGTTAAATGCACAGATTGTTAAATTCTACTCTGAAAAAACAGAAATGATGTACTTCGGTATTATTGGTGGCTGTTCGATCGTATTAGCCATTGTATTGTTCCTTCTAGCACCAGCGATTCAAAACAAGATGAAGGGCATTAAATAA
- a CDS encoding YqhV family protein → MFSLFEKAVLGMASLRLLSGCIEITAAMLMLKANQIEKALIINSSLAIVGPLILIATTTIGLFSIADKISFGKMLFVLTGVGFILYGVRSS, encoded by the coding sequence ATGTTTTCTTTATTTGAAAAGGCAGTGTTAGGGATGGCTTCGCTTAGACTGCTGTCAGGCTGTATAGAAATAACGGCAGCAATGTTAATGCTGAAAGCCAATCAAATAGAAAAAGCCCTTATTATCAACAGTTCCCTTGCAATCGTGGGACCGCTGATACTTATTGCAACAACAACGATCGGTCTGTTTAGCATCGCCGATAAAATATCCTTTGGAAAAATGCTATTTGTGCTGACAGGAGTTGGCTTTATTCTGTACGGAGTAAGAAGCAGTTAA
- a CDS encoding ABC transporter permease — MQEKNRGLALFTFLVFVFLLGPLLIISITSFEGGSILKFPPEEYSFKWYENIFKVEMFLSTFKTSIIVSIAGNILALLLGVPAAYALSRFDFAGKGIINGIFVSPILIPGIVLGFSFLRYIVVAYELPIYTSLFIGHTVIMLPFIIRVISSSLTNFDFSIEEAALSLGASRIGTFFSIVIPNIKSGIIAAVMIAFLESFNNVDISVYMTGPGVSTFPIQMLLYVENYFDPTVAAISVLLMIITALFMFIVERLMGLSYFTKR; from the coding sequence ATGCAGGAAAAGAATAGAGGATTGGCCCTGTTTACATTCCTTGTTTTTGTTTTTTTACTTGGGCCATTGCTAATAATTTCAATAACTTCTTTTGAGGGCGGAAGCATTTTAAAGTTCCCTCCAGAAGAGTATTCATTTAAATGGTATGAAAATATTTTTAAAGTAGAAATGTTCTTGAGTACTTTCAAGACATCTATCATCGTTTCAATCGCAGGGAATATTCTTGCATTGTTGCTTGGTGTTCCGGCGGCATATGCATTAAGCAGATTTGATTTTGCAGGTAAGGGAATTATTAATGGAATCTTTGTTTCACCAATTCTTATCCCAGGAATTGTGCTTGGTTTTTCGTTTTTAAGATACATTGTTGTAGCATATGAATTGCCGATTTATACATCCCTTTTTATCGGCCATACGGTCATTATGCTCCCATTTATCATTCGCGTCATTTCGTCCAGCTTAACTAATTTTGACTTCTCTATTGAGGAAGCAGCACTTAGTTTGGGAGCAAGCAGAATCGGTACATTTTTTTCAATTGTTATCCCGAATATTAAGTCAGGTATCATTGCGGCAGTTATGATTGCCTTTTTGGAATCATTCAATAACGTTGATATCTCTGTGTACATGACAGGACCGGGTGTGAGCACATTCCCAATTCAGATGCTGTTGTATGTTGAGAATTACTTTGATCCAACAGTCGCGGCAATATCTGTATTGCTTATGATTATCACCGCATTGTTTATGTTTATCGTAGAGCGATTGATGGGATTATCCTACTTTACAAAAAGATAG
- a CDS encoding heavy-metal-associated domain-containing protein codes for MKEMTVYLQETTNAQPIETLESALLNTNGIERALVDVSDGEVKIMYHEEQITKESVLEKIKEQGFHSVN; via the coding sequence ATGAAGGAAATGACTGTTTATTTACAGGAGACGACAAATGCGCAACCAATTGAAACATTGGAATCAGCATTGTTAAATACGAATGGAATAGAGAGAGCGCTTGTTGATGTGTCAGACGGTGAAGTGAAAATTATGTACCATGAGGAACAGATTACGAAGGAATCTGTTTTGGAGAAAATAAAAGAGCAAGGTTTTCACTCCGTTAATTGA
- a CDS encoding DUF2294 domain-containing protein produces the protein MIIIDSNEMKRLLSQIYNKVSKDLFGAGTTLLKVTIDQNIITLQAKHPRASRSAALEGEVPSLKLEVDFHLSLLFKKKFRTQVEEQTGWNIEAILRDYDSFTQFAFTNIVLK, from the coding sequence GTGATTATCATAGATTCGAATGAAATGAAGAGATTGCTTTCTCAAATCTATAATAAAGTATCAAAAGATTTATTTGGTGCTGGCACCACTTTGCTGAAGGTAACAATCGACCAAAACATAATAACCTTGCAAGCTAAGCATCCGAGAGCTTCAAGATCTGCTGCATTAGAAGGTGAAGTACCAAGCTTAAAGCTTGAAGTGGACTTTCATCTGTCTCTGTTGTTCAAGAAAAAGTTTAGAACTCAGGTCGAGGAACAAACCGGTTGGAATATAGAAGCTATATTAAGAGATTACGATTCATTCACTCAATTTGCCTTTACAAATATTGTCTTGAAATAA
- a CDS encoding nucleoside hydrolase: MPEKLILDVDTGIDDAIGILLAVKSRKFDLLGITTVNGNVSLDAATVNTCKILDLLEETEIPVIKGAETPLFREPFFEHRIHGEDGLGGALRDIPASNRVSDGFAPDFIINSILSFSGEVTLVCTGPLTNLALAVKKCPQITKHVKKVIFMGGVVKGVGNITPTAEFNAYVDPEAAKIVLQAGFPAIVQVGLDVTRKALLTKEHISKLTNKKLASYIEESTKDYQEKYYSRYGVHACAMHDPLAVGIALNNTIAVTEKHYVDVETKSELCDGQLVCDFQNRLNKQPNLEVCLEVDAEAFFAMFIKILNS, encoded by the coding sequence ATGCCTGAAAAGCTAATACTTGATGTGGATACAGGAATAGATGACGCAATCGGCATCCTTCTTGCCGTTAAAAGCAGAAAATTCGACCTGTTAGGAATAACGACAGTAAACGGAAATGTTTCTTTAGATGCAGCGACCGTTAATACATGTAAAATTCTTGATTTGCTTGAAGAAACAGAAATACCCGTTATTAAGGGGGCGGAAACGCCACTTTTCCGAGAACCGTTTTTCGAACACCGCATTCATGGAGAGGATGGGCTTGGAGGCGCGTTAAGAGATATTCCTGCAAGCAATAGGGTTAGTGATGGCTTTGCGCCAGACTTCATCATTAACTCTATCTTAAGTTTTTCCGGAGAGGTCACACTTGTTTGTACTGGACCTCTTACAAATTTAGCTTTAGCGGTTAAGAAATGTCCTCAAATAACGAAGCATGTCAAGAAAGTAATTTTCATGGGCGGTGTAGTTAAGGGCGTCGGCAATATAACACCTACAGCTGAATTTAATGCATATGTGGACCCGGAAGCGGCAAAAATTGTCCTTCAAGCTGGTTTTCCGGCCATTGTCCAGGTTGGATTAGATGTCACAAGAAAGGCGTTACTGACTAAGGAGCATATCAGCAAGCTGACAAATAAAAAGCTTGCAAGTTATATAGAAGAAAGCACAAAAGACTATCAAGAGAAATATTATTCTCGCTACGGCGTGCATGCATGTGCCATGCACGACCCGTTAGCGGTTGGGATTGCTTTAAACAATACAATTGCTGTGACAGAAAAGCATTATGTTGATGTAGAAACGAAAAGTGAGTTATGTGATGGCCAGCTCGTTTGTGATTTTCAAAATCGTTTAAACAAGCAGCCTAATTTGGAAGTATGTCTTGAAGTCGATGCAGAAGCTTTTTTTGCAATGTTTATTAAAATCTTAAATTCTTAA
- a CDS encoding adenine deaminase C-terminal domain-containing protein: protein MKVDLLIREAMVYNSYFKQFTKGNAAVKDGKFFYIGLKGNETFEAEETIDANGMYLVPGLIDIHLHIESTMVTPATFSYGLLKNGVTTIVPEPHEMANVFGIAGVKEMIKASKNYPLDMFYAIPSSVPATSMETTGGAIEIEDIEELLQTEDIKCLGEIMNYYDVISKPGGKTNQILAYITKNYPELIIEGHVPKLLDLELQMLSFAGVTSDHTHQTVEGMKERIAIGMFLEIQEKSMTNEVMNYLLEHQVDEHFCFVTDDVMADSLQNRGHLNVLLKKAIAMGMSPEKAIYACTYTPAARMRMYDRGAIAPGKLADFLLVSELDSFHIQKVYKKGKKVYDETISYVQEASSRQFPDNFYESVSMGKLEEADFDVNLPQQDGNVTCRTMNVKNGSTFTEEKHDSLLVVAGKLQWETSAYGLLATFERYGKNGNSARGLIGGDILKKGAVATTYSHDNHNLLVLGQNKEDMVIAANAVIQQQGGICCVLDGEILANVPLPVGGILSEEPLAIISKQVEHLTATMHTLGYEHYNAIMSLSTLSLPVSPALKITDHGLIDVNKGMVVPLVVK from the coding sequence ATGAAAGTCGATTTGCTAATAAGAGAGGCAATGGTTTACAACAGCTATTTCAAGCAATTCACAAAGGGAAATGCAGCTGTTAAGGATGGCAAGTTCTTTTATATTGGATTAAAAGGTAATGAAACCTTTGAGGCAGAAGAAACAATAGATGCAAATGGCATGTATTTAGTACCAGGCTTGATTGATATCCATCTTCATATAGAAAGCACAATGGTAACACCAGCAACCTTTTCTTATGGATTGCTGAAGAATGGTGTAACAACGATTGTACCAGAGCCTCATGAAATGGCAAACGTGTTTGGAATAGCAGGTGTGAAAGAGATGATTAAAGCAAGCAAGAACTATCCTTTGGACATGTTCTATGCTATTCCAAGCTCGGTTCCTGCAACTAGCATGGAAACAACTGGTGGTGCGATAGAAATAGAAGATATTGAGGAACTGCTGCAAACAGAGGATATAAAATGTCTTGGAGAAATCATGAATTATTATGATGTTATTTCCAAGCCAGGCGGAAAAACAAATCAAATATTAGCATATATAACAAAGAACTATCCAGAGCTGATAATTGAAGGCCATGTTCCGAAGCTGCTTGATCTTGAGTTGCAGATGCTTTCCTTTGCAGGCGTAACTTCAGATCATACGCATCAGACTGTTGAAGGAATGAAGGAGCGTATTGCTATTGGCATGTTCCTTGAAATTCAGGAAAAATCTATGACAAATGAAGTGATGAATTACTTGCTGGAGCATCAAGTGGATGAGCATTTTTGTTTTGTGACTGATGATGTGATGGCAGATTCCTTGCAAAACAGAGGTCATTTAAATGTTCTCCTCAAAAAAGCCATCGCAATGGGAATGTCCCCAGAAAAAGCGATTTATGCTTGTACCTATACACCAGCTGCTAGAATGAGAATGTATGACAGAGGAGCAATTGCACCAGGTAAGCTCGCAGATTTTCTGTTAGTTTCAGAGCTAGACAGCTTCCACATTCAAAAGGTGTATAAAAAAGGTAAAAAAGTATACGATGAGACAATTTCCTATGTACAGGAAGCAAGCAGCCGCCAATTCCCTGATAACTTCTATGAGAGTGTTAGTATGGGCAAACTGGAAGAGGCAGATTTTGATGTTAATCTTCCGCAACAAGACGGCAATGTAACTTGCCGCACGATGAACGTGAAAAACGGCTCTACCTTTACAGAAGAAAAGCATGACAGCTTACTTGTTGTAGCAGGAAAGCTGCAATGGGAAACAAGTGCATACGGACTTCTTGCAACATTTGAACGATATGGAAAAAACGGCAACAGTGCAAGAGGCTTAATCGGCGGCGATATTCTCAAAAAAGGTGCTGTAGCAACAACCTATTCCCATGATAATCATAATCTCCTTGTGCTCGGTCAAAATAAGGAGGATATGGTGATAGCTGCAAATGCAGTAATCCAGCAGCAAGGCGGTATTTGCTGTGTCCTTGATGGCGAAATCCTTGCAAATGTACCACTGCCTGTTGGCGGTATTCTTTCAGAAGAACCATTAGCGATTATTTCCAAACAAGTAGAACATTTAACAGCAACAATGCACACGCTTGGCTATGAACATTATAATGCGATTATGTCATTAAGCACATTATCACTACCAGTCAGCCCAGCATTAAAAATTACTGATCACGGATTGATTGATGTGAATAAAGGAATGGTTGTTCCTTTGGTGGTTAAGTAG
- a CDS encoding DUF4023 family protein, with amino-acid sequence MKDTSEFVANLKENTKKQEKNKHKGKGHPESSLPNKQH; translated from the coding sequence ATGAAGGATACAAGTGAATTTGTAGCAAATTTAAAGGAAAACACCAAAAAGCAAGAGAAAAACAAACATAAAGGAAAAGGCCATCCAGAGAGCAGCCTTCCTAACAAACAGCATTAA
- a CDS encoding ABC transporter substrate-binding protein: MKKIIQAVAASSLLLLAACGSNEGSESEGKEKLVVSTWGFNEDFFRKEIYKPFEEENNVEIVLDTGNNADRLNKIKQGNSDVDVIFLSDYYAQQGIQDGLFDTIDRENIPNVDKIYDVAKAPLGEEYGPAYTIAQFGIAYNPDESPIEITSWKDLWSADLKGKITIPSITSTTGPMMVDIASMVKGEETFNENAAFTSLKEIMPSVVKEYGQTSEYVNMFAQGEIAAGPIMEMYFADLKEAVPNAEFVTPDEGGYAVMNTMNVVKGTDQKELSEKFINYILGKEAQEKSAKNKVDSPVNVEVQLSDEEAEGLTYGEDLINSLHTMDMKFVNDNLKGWIDRWNRELIQ, from the coding sequence ATGAAGAAAATTATTCAAGCAGTTGCAGCATCATCTTTACTATTATTAGCAGCATGTGGTTCAAACGAAGGTTCTGAAAGTGAAGGAAAGGAAAAACTGGTTGTTTCCACATGGGGATTCAATGAGGACTTCTTCCGTAAAGAAATATATAAGCCATTTGAAGAGGAAAACAACGTAGAAATCGTGTTAGACACAGGTAATAATGCAGACCGCCTTAACAAAATTAAACAAGGCAACTCAGATGTAGATGTTATTTTCCTTTCAGACTATTATGCACAGCAAGGCATTCAAGATGGCCTATTCGATACGATTGATCGTGAAAATATTCCTAACGTAGATAAAATCTATGATGTCGCTAAAGCTCCACTAGGAGAAGAATATGGACCTGCTTATACTATTGCCCAGTTCGGAATTGCCTATAATCCAGATGAGTCTCCTATAGAAATCACTTCTTGGAAGGATTTATGGAGCGCTGATTTGAAAGGCAAAATCACAATCCCAAGCATCACTTCAACAACAGGACCAATGATGGTAGATATAGCGTCGATGGTAAAAGGTGAAGAAACATTTAATGAGAATGCAGCATTCACTTCCTTGAAGGAAATTATGCCAAGTGTTGTGAAGGAATATGGACAAACTTCAGAATATGTTAACATGTTCGCGCAAGGTGAAATAGCAGCTGGTCCGATTATGGAAATGTATTTTGCTGACTTGAAAGAAGCTGTTCCAAATGCAGAATTTGTCACACCTGATGAAGGCGGTTATGCAGTTATGAACACAATGAACGTTGTAAAAGGTACTGATCAAAAGGAACTGTCTGAAAAATTCATAAACTATATTCTTGGTAAAGAGGCTCAAGAGAAATCAGCAAAAAATAAAGTTGATTCCCCAGTTAATGTTGAAGTTCAATTGTCAGATGAAGAAGCAGAAGGACTAACATACGGAGAAGACTTAATCAACAGCCTTCATACGATGGATATGAAATTTGTTAACGATAATCTTAAAGGTTGGATAGATCGCTGGAACAGAGAGCTAATCCAATAA